From Rutidosis leptorrhynchoides isolate AG116_Rl617_1_P2 chromosome 3, CSIRO_AGI_Rlap_v1, whole genome shotgun sequence, a single genomic window includes:
- the LOC139898911 gene encoding ACT domain-containing protein ACR3-like, translating into MAPGGLPYFDPEYESLSIRINPPRVNVDNDSCGECTLVKVDSVNKPGILLEVVQILADLDLIITKAYISSDGGWFMDVFHVTDQQGNKITDNLTIEYIEKALGPKGHTADESKTWPAKRVGVHSMGDYTAIELVGRDRPGLLSEISAVIANLKFNVSAAEVWTHNMKIACVVYLNDDSASRAMNDPTRLSVMEEQLKNILRVCGDDDKMGHTNFSMGLTHIDRRLHQMLFAEMDYDVKGLTNEADCVAFLELKISIDRCLEKGYSVVTVRCRDRPKLMFDIVCTLTDMKYVVFHATISSDRPYATQEYYIRHVDGSPVNTDGEEERVTKCIEAAILHRVSEGLSLELCAKDRVGLLSEVTRVLRENGLSVSRAGVTTVGEQAVNIFYVRDASGNPVDMKTIERLRKEIGQSMMLNVKKAPLSLKAPKARTKTSFSFGSLFERFLP; encoded by the exons ACTTTAGTTAAG gTTGACAGTGTAAATAAGCCTGGAATACTGCTCGAAGTCGTCCAAATTCTAGCAGACCTCGATCTCATTATTACTAAAGCATATATTTCCTCTGATGGTGGATGGTTCATGGACG TGTTTCATGTAACGGACCAACAAGGAAATAAAATAACAGACAACCTTACAATCGAATACATAGAAAAG GCTCTGGGTCCAAAAGGCCACACGGCGGATGAAAGTAAAACATGGCCTGCAAAACGGGTCGGAGTCCACTCAATGGGGGACTACACAGCCATCGAGCTTGTTGGTAGGGACCGCCCTGGTCTATTATCAGAAATCTCTGCTGTAATCGCAAACCTCAAATTTAACGTTTCTGCCGCCGAAGTGTGGACCCACAACATGAAAATCGCATGTGTAGTTTATTTAAATGACGATTCTGCTTCTCGTGCAATGAACGATCCAACCAGATTATCTGTTATGGAAGAACAACTCAAGAATATCCTTCGTGTGTGTGGAGATGATGATAAAATGGGTCATACTAATTTCTCAATGGGGTTGACTCACATTGATCGTCGATTGCACCAGATGTTGTTTGCTGAAATGGATTACGATGTCAAAGGGTTGACTAATGAGGCTGATTGTGTTGCTTTTCTAGAGCTTAAAATTTCAATCGATCGGTGTTTAGAGAAGGGTTATTCGGTGGTTACTGTGAGGTGCAGAGATAGGCCAAAACTTATGTTTGATATTGTCTGCACACTTACAGACATGAAATATGTTGTTTTTCATGCTACGATATCATCTGATAGACCATATGCAACACAG GAGTATTATATACGTCATGTGGATGGTTCCCCTGTTAATACTGACGGTGAGGAAGAAAGGGTCACCAAGTGTATTGAGGCTGCAATACTGCATAGAGTAAGCGAG GGTCTTAGCCTAGAATTGTGTGCAAAAGACCGTGTAGGACTACTTTCAGAAGTGACCCGAGTGCTACGTGAAAACGGGCTTTCTGTGTCAAGAGCAGGCGTGACAACAGTCGGGGAACAAGCCGTCAACATTTTTTACGTAAGAGATGCTTCTGGAAATCCAGTAGACATGAAAACTATCGAAAGACTTAGAAAGGAAATTGGACAGTCGATGATGCTAAATGTCAAAAAAGCCCCTTTGAGCTTAAAGGCACCCAAAGCAAGAACTAAAACCAGCTTTTCATTTGGAAGCTTATTCGAAAGGTTTTTGCCTTGA